The DNA window TCCACTCGGACCAGGTGCAGCGGGGCCTCCAATCCCGAGACGTGCTGGTGCCAGCCGCCCTCGGACCGGGGCGAGTACTTCAGTCGCAGCGCGTCGTGGTGTTCGACCAGTCGGCGCAGGGCCACCTCCAACACCGAGGTGTCCACGGGCGAGAGCACTTGCAGGAGCAGGGCCTGGTTGAAGGGGTGCGGCAGCGGTGAGGACTCGAAGAAGGCGTGCTGTACCGGCGTCAGCGGCGCCGGTCCTGTCACGAGCCCCTGCTCACCCAAGTCGGACGGCGCCTGCCGTGCCACCGTGGCCAGCGCTTCCACGGTCTGGTGTTGGAAGAGCTGACGCGGCGACAACCGCAGCCCGGCCTGTCGCGCCCGCGCCACCACCTGGAGGCTGACAATCGAGTCGCCTCCCAGCTCGAAGAAATTGTCGCGGATGCCCACCCGGTCCCGGCCCAGCACCTTGGACCAGATGTCCGCCAGCGCTTGCTCAGTGGCATCGCGCGGGGCCTCATAGGTCGAGGACAGCTCGGGCTGCTGGCTGTCGGGAGCAGGCAGGGCCTTGCGGTCCACCTTGCCGTTGGCCGTCAGCGGCAACGCCTCCAGGCGCACGAAGGCGCTCGGAATCATGTACTCCGGCAGCCGCTCCTTGAGGTGCGCGCGCAGCTCGGCCATGTTGGCCTCGCCGACGATGTAGGCCACCAGTCGCTTGCGGCCATGGTCCTCGCGCGCGACGACGATGGCCTGCTGAAGGGCTGGGTGCTTCAGCAGCGCTGACTCCACCTCGGGCAGCTCGATGCGGAAGCCGCGAATCTTCACCTGCGTATCCGCGCGGCCCAGGAACTCCAGCACGCCGTCGGCACGGCGACGCACCTGGTCTCCGGTGCGGTACATGCGCGCACCGGCCTCGGTGCTGAAGGGGTCCCTGAGGAAGCGCTCGGCGGTGAGCTCGGGCCTTCCGAGGTATCCGCGCGCCAGGCCGTCACCAGAGATGTAGAGCTCGCCGGGCACGCCGACAGGGACGGGCCGCTGGTGGGCGTCGAGCACGTAGAGCCGGGTGTTGCCGATGGGCGTCCCGATGGGGACGGAGGTTCCCACGTGGGTTGCATCCGTCATTCGATGGCAGGATGCGAAGAGGGTGCTCTCGGTGGGGCCGTAGCAGGCCGTCACCGGGATGCGCAGCTCCTCCAGGACCCGCCGCACATGGGGCGCGGAGACGACGTCGCCACCGGTGAGCAACTGCTTCACCGAGCGCAGGCCCTCGAGGTTGGCGTCCACCATCTGGGTGAAGAGGCCCGCGGTGAGGTGGAGCGTGGTGACGGCGTGCGTCCGCAAGACGGCCTGCAGCTCGCGCACGTCATTGGGGGCGTGAGGCGGGAAGAGGACCAGCCGGCCACCGTGAAGCAGCGGGCCCCAGACTTCGAGGGTGGAAGCGTCGAAGGAGATGGGGGCGATGAGGAGGAAGGAATGCTGGGGCCCCAGCTCCATGTAGTCGACGCGGCCCATGAGCAGGCGCATGACGGAGCGGTGCTCGATGCAGACGCCCTTGGGCCTGCCGGTGGAGCCGGAGGTGAAGTCGACGTAGGCCAGATTGCGCGAAGTGGTGGCGGAGGCCGGCGCGGACGTGGGCTGCCGCTCCAGGGCCTCGGAGACCTCCTCGAGCAGGACGAGCGTCAGGCCTTCAGTGGGCAGGCGCGAGGCCAGGGCACGCGAGGTCACGAGGACCTGCGGCCGGGCGTCCTCGAGCATCTGGGCCAGGCGCTCGCGCGGGTAGTCCACGTCGAGGGGCACGTAGGCGCCGCCGGCCTTGAGGATGGCCAGCAGGGAGACGACGAGCTCGACGGAGCGCTCCAGGCAGAGGGCGACGCGCGAGTCGGGGCCGACGCCGTGGCGCTGGAGGAGGTGGGCGAGCTGGTTGGCGCGTGCGTCCAACTGGCGGTAGGTGAGGCGCTGGCTGGCGGACTCCAGGGCGATGGAGTCGGGGCGCTGGGCGACCTGCAGGGCGAAGACGTCGTGGATGCACGCCTCGCGCGGGTAGTCGTAGGCCGTGTCGTTCCAGCCCTCCAGCACCTCGTGCCGCTCCGCTTCCGAGAGCAACGGCAGCGAGGACGTGAGCTGCCGCGGGTCGGCGACCATGCCTTCGATGAGCCGCCGCAGATGGCCCGCCATGCGGGCCACCGTCGAGGGCTCGAAGAGGTCCGTGCTGTAGTCGAGCGTCCCGCGGAACCCTTCCTTCGTGTCCTCCAGCGTCAGCGTCAGGTCGAAGCGCGAGGTGTGGCTGTCCACCGGTACCGGCTTCAGCGTGAGCCCCGGCAGGGCCAGCTCCGGAACGGGCGCGTTCTGGAGGATGAACATCACCTGGAACAGTGGCGTGCGGCTGAGGCTGCGCTCCGGCTGGAGTGCGTCCACCAACTTCTCGAACGGCACATCCTGGTGGGCGTACGCGCTCAGCGTCGTCTCACGCACGCGGGCGAGCAGCTCGCGGACGGAGAGCTCTCCGTCCAGCTTCGTGCGCAGCACCAGCGTGTTGACGAAGAAGCCGATGAGCCCCTCCGTCTCGCCCCGCGTGCGGCCGGCGATGGGCGAGCCGATGCTGAAGTCGTCTTGACCCGAGTAACGCGAGAGCAGCACCTGCCACGCTCCGAGGAGCGCCATGAAGGGCGTGACGCCCTCACGCTGCGCCAGGGCCTTGAGGGCCTCGGACAGCTCTCGGGAGAGCGCCACCGGCTGCTGGGCACCCCGGAAGGATTGAACGACGGGGCGCGGCCTGTCGGTGGGCAGCTCCAGCGACTCCGGCGCCCCGGCGAGCTGCTGACGCCAGTAGGCGAGCTGCGTCTCCAGCACGTCCCCCTGGAGCCAACCGCGTTGCCAGGCGGCGTAGTCGGCGTACTGGATGGGCAGCTCGGGCAGCGTCACTTCGCGGCCGGAGATGAAGCCTTCGTACAGTGCGGCCATCTCACGGATGAGCACGCCCAGAGACCAGCCGTCGGAGACGACGTGGTGCATGTCCAGCAGGAGCACGTGCTCCCGCTCGCCCAGCCGCAACAGCGTGGTGCGCAGCAGCGGCCCTCGGGTGAGGTCGAACGGCTGCGACGCCTCTTCGCGCGCCAGGCGGAGCATTTGCTGCTGGCGCTCGTTCTCGGGCAGGTGTGTCAGATCCACCGTCGTGAGCGGCACCGCGAGCTTCGCGGCGATGACCTGGACGGGGGTGGCGCCTTCGGCATGGAAGGTGGTGCGCAGGGCCTCGTGGCGCTGGACGAGCGCGTTGAAGCTTCGCTCCAGGGCCGCGATGTCCAGCTCGCCCTCCATCCGGACCACGGCCGGGATGTTGTACGTCGCGCTCCCCGGCTCGAGCTGGTCGAAGAACCACAGCCGCTGCTGCGAGAAGGACAGGGGCAGGGCCTCCGTCCTGGGCACCGGCGCGATGCGCGGCCCCGCGACCTTTCCCTCTTCCTCCGCGGGCTGAGCGGAGATGACGATGCCCGCCTGCTTCGCGACGAGCGCTGCGAGGCGGGCCACGGTGGGCGCCTCGAAGATGTCGCGCAGGGGCAGCTCCACGCCAAAGGTCTCGTAGATGCGTGAGACGGCTTGCGTGGCCAGCAGCGAGTGACCGCCCAGCTCGAAGAAGCTGTCGTCCAGGCCGACGTGCTCCACCTTGAGGAGATCCGTGAAGATCTCCGCGATCTGCTTCTCGACGGGGTTGCGTTGTGCCTCGGTCAACACCTTCACCAGGTGGCTGGCGAGCCCCGCCACGGTGGGTGCTTCGAAGACATCGCGCAGGGACAGCTCGACGCCAAAGGTCTCGTAGATGCGCGAGACCGCCTGTGTGGCGAGCAGCGAGTGACCGCCCAGTTCGAAGAAGCTGTCATGGCGGCCGACGCGCTCCAGGTGGAGGAGCTCGGCGAAGATGGCTGCGATCCGCTCCTCTGTTTCACTGAGCGCGGCGCTGTCTTCCTCGCTCAGCTCGGAGGTACCCGCCCGGTCCGGAGCAGGGAGGGCGTTGCGGTCGAGCTTGCCGTTGGAAGTGAGGGGGAGGGAGTCCAGTGCGACGAAGGCCGAGGGGACCATGTACTCGGGAAGCCGCTGGAGCAGGTGGGTGCGCAGGGCGGCCGAGTCGAGTTCATGGCCTTCCGAGAGGACGGCGTAGGCGACGAGGCGACTGTCGCCGGGCACGTCCTCACGGACGAGAGCAACGGCCTCGTGGATGGAGGGGTGGAGAGAGAGGACGGCCTCGACTTCACCGAGCTCGATGCGGAAGCCGCGCAGCTTCACCTGGGAGTCAGCACGGCCGAGGAAGTCGAGCTCACCGGAGGCAAGCCAGCGGACCCTGTCACCGGTGCGATAGAGGCGTGCACCTGGAGTGGTGGAGAAGGGGTTGGGGACGAAGCGCTCAGCGGAGAGGTCGGCGCGGTGGAGGTAGCCGCGAGCGAGGCCGGGGCCGCCGACGAAGAGCTCTCCGGGGACGCCGAGGGGAACGGGGTGGAGAGAGGAGTCGAGGACGTAGAGGCGGACGTTGGGAAGCGCGCGGCCGATGGTCAGTTGAGAGGGGGTGACGGGGCCGGGAGTGACGGAGGCGCAGACGGTGACTTCGGTGGGGCCGTAGGCGTTGAGGAGCAGACGGCCCTGGCCCCAGCGTCGAGCGAGTTCAGCGGGGAGGGCCTCGCCCGCGGAGGCGAGAGTGCGCAGAGACTCGAGGCCGTCGGGAGAAGTCTGCGCGAGGACGGAGGGAGTGAGGGTGGCGGTGGTGATGGCCTGCTGCCGCAGCAGAGAGTGCAGTGGGAGGCCAGGCATGAGGGAGTCGCGAGGAGCGAGGCAGAGCTGGGCACCGCTGAGGAGAGCGGAGAAGCATTCCCAGACAGAGGCGTCGAAGCCGAAGGCGGCGAACTGAAGGGCCTTCTGTCCGGGCTCCAGACGCAGGGCGCCGGCAGCAGCGAGAGCGGTGTTGCACAGGCCCCTGTGAGTCAGGAGGGTGCCCTTGGGCTGGCCGGTGGAGCCAGAGGTGAAGATGACGTAGGCGAGGTGGTCGGCGAGGGCGAGAGGGGAGAGGTTGTCGTCCGGGAGAGAGGCCAGCTGAGGCCAGTCGGAGTCGAGGCAGAAGAGCATCTCGCCCTGGCTGGGGAGCTCATCGGCGAGGTGCTGCTGGGTGAGGAGGACGGGAGGCCGAGCCTGCTGAAGCATGAAGGCGAGGCGGTGGGCAGGGTAGGAGGGGTCCAACGGGAGGTAGGCGCCACCGGCCTTGAGGACGGCGAGGATGGCGACAACCATGTCGAGAGAGCGCTCGACGCAGAGGCCGACGAGAGTGTCGGGGCCGACGCCGAGAGAGCGCAGGTGTCGGGCGAGCTGGTTGGAGCGAGAGTTGAGCTGGAGGTAGGTGAAGGAAGAGGACTCGAAGCTGACGGCGGGTGCGTGAGGCGTGCGGAGCACCTGTGCTTCGAAGAGCTGGTGAGCGGTGGAGTCCAGGCGCTCGAGAGCCGTGGCGTTCCAGTCGACGAGGAGTTGCTGACGCTCGGGGGGCGTCAGCATGGAGAGCTGAGAGAGGCGCAGGCTGGGAGAGGCGACGGCGGACTCCAGCAGCGTCCTGAGGTGCCCCATCATCCGCTCGATGGTCTCCGCCTCGAACAGGTCCGTGCTGTACTCGCACAGGAAGTCGAGCCCGTGTGGCAGGTCGGTGAACTCGACCGTCACGTCGAACTTCGACGTGTGGTCGTCCACCGGCAGCAACTCCATCGTGAGGCCGGGCAGCTCCAGCCGCGGCTGCGGCAGGTTCTGGAGGACGAGCTTGACCTGGAAGAGGGGCGCGTGGCCGAGGCTGCGCTCGGGGTTGAGCTCGCGCACGAGCTCCTCGAAGGGCACATCCTGGTGGGCGTAGGCGCCGAGAGACGCCTCGCGCACGCGGCCCAGCAGCTCGCGGAAGGTGGGGTCACCGTCCAGCCTGGTGCGCATGACGAGCTGGTTGATGAAGAAGCCCACGAGGCCTTCGGTCTCCGAGTGGGTGCGGTTGGCGATGTCGGTGCCGACGACGATGTCCGTCTGGCCGGAGTAGCGGGCCAGCAGTACGTCGAAGGCGGCCAGCAGCGTCATGTACAGCGTGACGCCCTCGCGCTGGCTCAGCTCGCGCAGCGAGGCGGCAAGCTGTGCTGGCAGCGTGAGGACGCGGGTGGCACCTTGGTAGGTGCGCGCCGTCGGACGCGGCTTGTCGGTGGGCAACTGCAGCAGTTGAGGGATTCCGTCGAGCTGCTGGCGCCACCAGCCGAGCTGGCCCTGGAGCACCTCGCCCTCCAGCCACTGGCGCTGCCAGGCCGCGAAGTCCGCGTACTGGAAGGTCAGCTCGGGCAGTGGCGAGGGACGGCCCGCGGTGAAGGACTCGTAGATGGCGGCCATCTCGCGCACGAGGATGTCCATGGACCAGCCGTCCGAGATGATGTGGTGCATCGTCAGCACCAGCACGTGCTCGCGCTCGGCCAGCTTCAGCAGCAGCACGCGCATCAGCGGCGCGCGGCTCAGGTCGAACGGACGCTTGACCTCCTTGAGGATGCGCCGCTCCACCTCGGCCTGCGGATCCGCATGCGGCACGGTGGACACGTCCACCACCGGCAGGGCCAGGACGACATCCGAGGCAATGCGCTGCACCGTCATGCCCTGCGCGGTGTGGAAGGTCGCGCGCAGCCCCTCGTGGCGGCGGATGGCCGCGTCGAACGTCTTCTCCAGGGCTGGCACGTCGAGCGTGCCATGGAGCCGGAGGACGGCCGGCATGTTGTAGAGGGGGCTGTCCGGCTCCAACCGGTCGAGCACCCACAGGCGCTGCTGCGCGAACGACAGCGGCAGCGTGTCCGTGCGCGGCAGCTTCCGCATCGGCGCGTGCTGCCTGCCATCACGGTGGGCTTGAATCGAGGCCTCGATGCGCGCGGCCAGCGCGGCCACGGTCCGATCCTCGAAGAGCTCGCGCAGCGGCAGCTCCGTGGAGAAGAGCGACCGCACGCGCGCGATGACCTGGGTGGCGAGCAGTGAATGGCCACCCAGCTCGAAGAAGTCATCGAACGCGCCGACCCGCTCCACTCCGAGCAGCTCGCTCCAGACTCGTGCGAGCGCCTCCTCCACCGACGTGCGAGGCGCGATGAACTCCGCGCCTGGCTCGGACCGGACGTGGTCCGGAGCCGGGAGGGCCTTGCGGTCGACCTTGCCGTTGGGCGTCAGCGGCAGGGCGTCCAGGACCATGAAGGCCGAGGGCACCATGTACTCGGGCAGCCGCTGGCGCAGGGAGGCTCGCAGCGTCGCGAAGTCCACGCTGGCGGCCGTGGGCACGATGTACGCCACCAGTCGCGTGTCCCCCTGTGGCTCCTGCCGCGCCGCCACCACCGCCGCTCTCACCGACGCGCTCTGCCCCAGCGCCGCCTCCACCTCTCCCAGCTCGATGCGGTAGCCGCGCACCTTCACCTGCTGGTCCACGCGGCCCAGGAACTCCATGGTCCCGTTCGCATGCCAGCGCGCCAGGTCACCGGTGCGGTACATGCGCGCACCCGGCGTGGCCGAATACACGTCGGGCACGAAGCGCTCGGCCGTCAGCGCCGGCCGCTCCAGGTAGCCGCGAGCGACACCCTCGCCGCCAATGTAGAGCTCCCCGGCGACGCCCACCGGCACCGGATGCATCCGCGCATCCAGCACGTAGAGGGCCGTGTTGGCGATGGGCATACCGATGGAGATGGACCCTGTCACGTCGCCCACGGTGTGCGTGGAGGACCAGACGGTCGTCTCCGTGGGGCCGTACATGTTGAGCAGCTCGCCGCCGCGCAGGGCGCCGCGCAGCCGGGCGGCCAGCTCTGGCGGCAATGCCTCACCACCGACCAGCAGTCGGCGCACGGAAGCGAGTGCCTCCAGTCCACGGGACTCGGTGAGCAGCGCGTGGGCGCGCGAAGGCGTCAACTGCAGATGGGTGACGGCGTGCCGAGACAGCGCTTCGGCCACCTGGCCCTGCTCGGCTTCGGTGTGCACGATGACCTTGAAGCCTCGGCACAGCGTCCACAGCAGCTCCAGCACGGAGATGTCGAAGGAGACGCTGGTGACGGCCAGCCAGGTGCCGGCGTCAGACGCGCCCAGACGCGCATCCATCCCCGCGAAGAAGTTGGCCACGTTGCGGTGCCGCACCATGACGCCCTTGGGGGTGCCGGTGCTGCCCGAGGTGTAGAGGACGTAGGCGAGGTCCTCGGGGTGGGCGCTCCCCGCCGGAGACTCGTCCGCGCGGGTGCCGGTCATGCCGGGCTCATCGAGGAAGACGCACTCGACACCCGTCGCCGGGACGGTGCCCTCCAGGTGCCGCTGCGTCAGCAGGACGCCGGCCCCACTGTCGCGCAGCATGAAGGCCAGCCGTTCCGAGGGATAGGACGGGTCCAGCGGGACGTACGCACCGCCAGCCTCGAGGACACCCAGGAGCCCCGTCACCAGCTCCACGGAGCGCGACGCGCACACGGCGACGAGAGAACCCGGTCGCACGCCCAGGCCCCGCAGCCGGCGCGCCAGGGCGGAGGCTCGCGTCCGCAGCTCCTGGTACGTCACCACGGCGTCACCACACACCAGGGCCACGGCCTCGGGCGTGCGCGCCGCCTGCGCGGAGAAGAGCTGGGGCAGGGTGGCCTGTCGCTCGAAGTGCGCGGTGGTGTCGTTCCACTCCACCGTCACCCGGCGCTCTTCCTCGGAGGACAGCAGCCGCAACGCGCCGACGTGCTGGTCGGGCTCCGCGACCGCGCTGGCGAGCAGCACGCCCAGGTGCGCCACCATCCGCTCCACGGTGCCGGCTTCGAACAAGTCGGTGCTGTACTCCAGCGTGCCGCTCAGTCCGTCCGCCGTGTCTGTCAGTGACAGCGTCAGGTCGTACTTCGCCGCCGGAGACTCCACGTCCAGCGACCGCAGGGACAGGCCCGGCATCGTCACGGAGGGCAACGGGTCCTGCTGCAGCAGGAGCATCACCTGGAAGAACGGAGCGCGGCCCAGGTCCCGGCGCGGGCGCAGCTCCTCCACCAGCTTCTCGAAGGGCACGTCCTGGTGCGCGTACGCGCCCAGGGTCACCTCGCGCACCCGGCCGAGCAGTTCGCGGAAGGTCAGCTCTCCAGTGAGGTGGGTGCGGAGCACCAGGTTGTTGATGAAGGAGCCGACCATCCCCTGCAGCTCGGCGCGGCGGCGGCCCGCGATGGCCGTGCCCACGCTGAGGTCCTGCTGACCGGAGTAGCGGTGCAGCAGCACCTGGAAGCCGGCGAGCAGCACCATGAAGGGAGTGCCACCCTCGCCGCGCGCCAGGGACTTGAGCGCTTGGGTCAGCTCACGCGACAGGCGCACCGGTACGCTGGCACCGCGGAAGGACTGCACCGCCGGGCGCGGCTTGTCGGTGGGCAGCTCCAATGCGTGCGGAGCGCGGGCGAGCTGCTGGCGCCAGTACGACACTTGAGAGGCCAACACCTCTCCGCTCAACCACTGGCGCTGCCAGCGCGCGTAGTCGACATACCGCACGGGCAGTTCGGGCAGGGGCGAGGGGCGGCCCGAGGCCAGCGCCTCGTAGAGCGCCGCCAGCTCGCGGACGAGCACGCCCATGGACGTGCCGTCGGAGACGAGGTGGTGCAGCGTCAGCGCCAGCACATGGGTGTGCTCGGACAGCCGCAGCAGTACACCGCGCAGCAGTGGACCGGTCGCCAGGTCGAAAGATTGGCGCGCCTGCGCGAGGGCGTGGCCGAGCGCCTCCTCTTCACACCGCGTCCCCGGTAGGTCGCTCAGGTCCATCACCGGCAGATCCACCGTGAGCGCTGGATGGATGACCTGCACCGGCTGGCCGTCCACGTTGGCCACCGTGGTGCGCAGCGCCTCATGACGCCGCACCAGCACGTCGAAGCAGCGCCGCAGCACGGCCACGTCCAGCGTCCCCTCCAACCGGAGGGCGGCGGGGATGTTGTAGACAGGGCTGCCAGGCTCGAGCTGCTGGAGGAACCACAAGCGCTGCTGGGCGAAGGACAGCGGCGCCGGTCCGGCATCGTCTCCTCGCTCCATCGGCTGTGACTTCAGTGCCCCCTCTCTGGCCGCGAGCAGCTCTCGCGCCAATTCACGAGGAGAGGGGCCTCGCAGCAGCGTGTCCATCGAGAGGGCCACACCCAGCGCCCGCTCCGCGTCGTTCGCGAGCTCCGCGGCACCCAGCGAGTCCAAGCCATATCGAGTGATGGGCTCGTCCGACGCCACTGCCTCCACGCGCACGCCCGCGCGGGCGGCCAGCCGCTGCCGCAGCCAGTTCTCGAGGGACTCGGCGGTGTCCAGCGCTTCGCCGATGGAATCCGAGGGAGCATCGACAGGGGCCGCGGAGTCCGCTTCGCGCCACGCGAGCACCTCACGCAGCTCGCCCGCGAGCCACGCCGCGCGTGTCCCCTGGCGCTGAATCTTCCCGCTCGACGTCTTGGGAATGCTGCCAGGCTCGATGAGCACCAGCGCGTGCAGCTGCACCTCGTGCGACTCCGCCAGCCCCTGGCGCACCGCCGCGAGCACTTCATCCACGCTCGGCAACTGGCGACGTGGGTCCACCTCCTGCACCAGCACCAGTCGCTCTTCGCCCTCCACCTCCACGCCAAAGGCCGCGCCGCACCCAGGCCGCAGCGCCGGGTGGGCCCGCTCCGCCGTCAGCTCCAGGTCCTGCGGGTAGTGGTTGCGACCGCGAAGAATGAGCAGGTCCTTGAGTCGGCCGGTGACGAAGAGCTCGGCACCGCGAAGGAAGCCCAGGTCTCCGGTGCGCAGGAAGGGCCCGTGGCCGTCGGCCGTCATCGCCTGGAAAGCGCGCGCCGTCTCCTCGGGGCGCTGCCAGTAGCCCCGCGCCACGCTCGGGCCTCTCACCCAGACTTCGCCCACCTGGCCCGCGTCGCTCACGCGCAGCGACTCGGGCTCGACGATGACGACCTGCTGACCCTCCATCGTCTGGCCGCAGCCCACCAGGACACGCGCGTCCTGCGCGTCCTCATCCGCGGGCTCCACGAGGTTGCGGCCCAGCGGCTCGGCCCGCACCGCATGCAGCTCGGGGCCTTCGCCCTTGCGCGCACCGGAGACAATCAGCGTGCCCTCGGCCAGGCCGTAGCACGGGTAGAGCGCCTCACGCCGGAAGCCGCAGGGTCCGAAGGCCTCGACGAAGCGCTCCAGCGTTTCGGGGCGAATGGGCTCCGCGCCGCAGAAGGCCAGCTCCCAGCGACTCAGGTCCAGTTGCTGGCGCTGCTCGGGGGAGATCTTCCGCGTGCACAGCTCGAAGGCGAAGTTGGGGCCGCCGCTGATGGTGCCACCGAAGCGGGAGACCGCCTCCAGCCAGCGCAGCGGGCGCTTGAGGAAGTCCAACGGAGACAGCAGCGCCACCGGGAAGCCGCCGTAGAGCGGCTCGAGGATGCCGCCGATGAGGCCCATGTCATGGTAGGGCGGCAGCCAGATGACGCCCACGCTGCCGTCGTGCGCGCCGAACGAGCGGTGGATGTGGCCCAGGTTGTCCAGCAGGTTGGCGTGGGTAAGCATCACGCCCTTGGGCGTCCCCGTGGAGCCCGAGGTGTACTGGAGGAAGGCCAGCGAGTCCGCGGTGAGCGCGGGCCGCTGCCACGAGGCCGCGGCGTCCTCGGGTAGCGCGTCGGTGGCCACCCAGTGCAGGGCCTTCAGGTCTGGGGCGTGCTCGAAGAGGAAGTCGCCCATCGAGTGGATGAAGGACGTCGTGAGCACCACCGTGGCCTGGGCGTCGCGGATGACGGCGCGAAGCCGGGGCAGGGTGCGCTCCAGGCGCGACGGGTCCGGCGGGTACGCGGGCACGGCGACGAGGCCCGCGTAGAGGCAGCCGAAGAAGCCGGCGATGTACTCGAGTCCTGGCGGGTAGAGCAGCACCGCGCGCTCTCCCGCGCTCGCCACGGCCTGGAGGGCGCCGGCGATGCGACGCGCGTGCGCCGACAGCCCCGCGTAGCTGAGCGTGGGCTCGGCCTCGTCCTCGAGGAAGCGGTAGAGGAGGGCGTCGGGGCTGTCGGTGACCCGCTGATCAAGAAGGTCGAGCAGCGTGGCGGAGCGGGGAGCAGTGAGCGGTGAAGACATGGCGGTGGCGACTCGGGGCGGCCTGCGGAGGCGACGCGCGAAGGCGAATGGGGGAGGTTCAGCGGGCGGGCGACAGTCGGAGCCCGGAGGGCCACACACACGGCCGAGGACGGCCGGTGACCTGGAGCCCCCCGCGAGGCCACGACGTGGCCACCCGGAGCGCTTCGACTTCCTGCCCGCCACCCGATGCGACGCCCTCGGGAGTGACACACCCAGGGGGGAAGGTATCCCGCGCTTCCCAGACCACCGGGAGCCGGTGCGGCACTGGCAGATACATCGTCATTCAGGCGTTCCTGGTTTTATAAGTATCACCAGCCATTCTAGGTTTTGTGTTAACTATTGGAAAGCCTGCTACGTGGGCTCCCGCGCTGGAGACAGGCGCAGCAGCCTCATCGCCAGGGTGCTCCACAGCGTGAGCGTCGCCAGCCCGCGAAGCGTGGCCACCACCAGGACGGTCGTGAGGTCCTGGAGCCCGAGGAAGAAGGGGTGCAGGGCCAGGACGAGGATGAGGGTCCCCAGCAGGACCCGCTGGGGCATTGGCGCCCCAGGCTCCAGCACCACGGCGCGGCCCAGCAGGTACATGACCGGAAGCAGGAACACGAGGTGGGGACCCCAGGAGACGGGTGACACCTCGAAGGCCGTGGCCAGCACGAGGCAGACCTCCCAGTTGGCCCGCTCGGGCGTCCGTGGCATGCGACTGGAGCGTGACAACACCCACGCCATGACGCCCACGAGCGCGGCGCACAGTGACGTGGCCACCAGGGAGGCCAGCTCGCGAGGAATCGGGTTGTGGGGGAAGACGGAGTTCTTCAGGAGGAAGCGTGCGGTCAGCCCCGGCAGGCTCAGGTTGGTGCGCTCCGAAACGCCGGGCAGTCCCTTGGGCACACGGATGAGCGAGCTGCCGCTCACGACATGCTCATGCCACTCCGCCCACGCGTCGAAAGGAAGGAGGGCCGCGGACAGGCCCACGCCAAGCACGAGGAAGGCGGTGGTCCACAGCGCCAGGCTCCACTGCTTGCGCAACAGCACCGGCAGCAGCAGCAGGCCGAAGTGGAACTTGAGGAACACCGCCGCCGCGGCCGCCAGGCCCCCGACCCAGGCCGCGCGGTGGTCCCGGTACGCGTACCACACGGTGCACAGCAACAGCAGCAGCACCGGGTTCACCTGCCCCAGGGCCAGCGAGTCGTAGAGGGGCGCGAAGGACAGCGTGTAGAGGGCCCCGCACAGGAATACCCGCCGCGAGCCCGTCAGCTGTAGCGCTTGCACGAGGAAGGTGAACGCGGCCGCCGTGGCGAGGATGCCGACGAGGAGCATGACGCCAGCCGCGGTGGTGAACTCCAGCCCCTTGAACACCCCGAACGCCAGCAGCGAGGCCGGGGTGTAGATGAAGGGAGGGACCGAGGCTCGCCGCTCGGGCAGCCACTCCTTTCCGAGACGCGCCAGTGCCCCCCAGTCATACGGCGAACCCTCGAGTGAGAAGGCGAGGCGGGCCGCGGACCAATACGAGCTGAAGTCGAGGTCGACATGTCCCGGCGGGCTCACGAACGCGCGGATGGCGAGCGTCAGCGCGATGAACGGGACGAGCAGCAACAGCCCCGTCCATCGCGCGCGGACCTGAGGGGCCGCCTCCTGGTCGGAGGCGGGAGGGGACGTGACGCCGAAGGAGCTCTGCGGGTTCATGGATGGAAGGCCCGGGGCTGAAGGGCGAGGCCTCCGGCCCCGTGGCTAGTTGGGGGCTCCAGCCTGGTTGAGTGACTCCATGTCCACCACGAGCTTGCCGCCGGTCCGTCCGGCCTCGCAGGCCCTGTGGGCGTCCGCGAAGCGGGTGGCGGGGAACACCTCGCTGACGACGGGCCGGAGCTGGCCGGAGTCAAT is part of the Myxococcus landrumus genome and encodes:
- a CDS encoding glycosyltransferase family 87 protein — translated: MNPQSSFGVTSPPASDQEAAPQVRARWTGLLLLVPFIALTLAIRAFVSPPGHVDLDFSSYWSAARLAFSLEGSPYDWGALARLGKEWLPERRASVPPFIYTPASLLAFGVFKGLEFTTAAGVMLLVGILATAAAFTFLVQALQLTGSRRVFLCGALYTLSFAPLYDSLALGQVNPVLLLLLCTVWYAYRDHRAAWVGGLAAAAAVFLKFHFGLLLLPVLLRKQWSLALWTTAFLVLGVGLSAALLPFDAWAEWHEHVVSGSSLIRVPKGLPGVSERTNLSLPGLTARFLLKNSVFPHNPIPRELASLVATSLCAALVGVMAWVLSRSSRMPRTPERANWEVCLVLATAFEVSPVSWGPHLVFLLPVMYLLGRAVVLEPGAPMPQRVLLGTLILVLALHPFFLGLQDLTTVLVVATLRGLATLTLWSTLAMRLLRLSPAREPT